The Tissierellales bacterium genome contains the following window.
TATTATTATTGCTGTTTTGAGTTTTAGTCCGATATTTAAAAGGATTTTATTTGCTGTATTTACAATTGGTTTACTGATAAATTTCTTAAAGATGTTGGTATATAAAAGATAAGCAGAAGACGTGATTTGTATTTCGCGTCTTCTGCTTTTTTGTTGAGTTTAATTATTTTTATTTACATGTGAAACTTGATTTCGTCCACTTTCTTTTGACATATACAATGCTTGATCTGAACTTTCAAGTAAGCCTTTCAAGGTATTCCCATCTTCAGGATAAGAAGCAATACCTATTGAAACGGTGAAATGAGGATCAGAATTAGCAGAGACTTCTTTTCTAAGTCTTTCAGCAACTAGAAAAGCTTCTCGTGTTCCGAGTCCTGGAAGTATTATCATGAATTCATCACCACCAAATCGGCCCAAGTAGTCATGATCTCTAATAGTTGAAATTGCAGTCTTGGCAAGAAATTTGATACATTTATCTCCAACAACATGTCCGTAGGTATCATTTACAGATTTGAACTTGTCTATATCGAACATTAAAAGTGAAAATTCAGATGAATGTTCATCGTTTATGAGTGAATTAACAATAGAAAGAGATGCATTTTTGTTATATGCCTGAGTCATTTTATCAAGCTTATTGCTCTCGCGAAGCGCCATGTTGTGTCTTTCGATACTCCATGTCCGTATCTTTAGTTCTCTTCTGAGTTCATCTTCAAATTCTTCGTCCAATTTTTTATACTTAGCGTCGTTTTGAGACTCATATGATCTCCATTGGTTTAGACATTCATATAATGGTAAAAAATAAACCAATAATGTAAGTTCAAAACGTGGATCCAATACTAGTTCTGGGGAGCTAATTGTGAAAAAAGATATTAGTATTGAGCCGAGAAAAAATAATTGCAAAATATAAAATTGATGTTTCCACTTTATATAGTCAATAATTAGTAGGCCAATAGAACAGGCTAGAATGATATAAAGTAAAATATTGACTGGAATTGTTTGAAAATAGAAAACAAATACGGCAATAGAAGATATCGCAATTAAGAAAAATACAAAATTTTCATGGTTGTTGAATAAATTCAAAATTAAAAAACTAGACAAGAAACCAGCGAGACAGAACACTAACAATTTTGGGTTTGTTATATCAATGCTGAAAAAAGGAGAACTCGCACAGATTAAAAGTGGTAAAGAACCTGATAAAACTAGTTTTTTTAAGATATAATTTAATTTGTCCATTCGGGATATTAAAGAAAGCATAATTGCACCTAAAAATGTAAAAAATATACCATACATAAGTAACCACCCTATCTTGAATAAATTGTAAAAAGCATATATAAATTATAACATATAATTTATAATTGTTTCTTAATTGATACCCAAGAGCTTGTGGAATATTTCATAAAATGGATTTGAAATTGAACTATAAACAATTGAGCTGAAATTGTTTTGGCGTCAATTTGTATTTTTTTTTGAATAATTTAATGAAATAAGACATGCTTTCAAATCCCAACTCAAATGAAACTTCGGTAACAGAGCGATCTTTTAAAAGTTCAGTAGCGAGTTTTAGTTTGCTTTCGTTAATGTACTTTTGTGGACTCATGCCATAATTTTTTTTGAAATTATGAGAGAAATTTGAGCAACTCATTCCAAGCATATCTGATAACTTTTCGATTGAAATAGGTTCATGAAGGTGTTTTCTTATATAGTGGATGGATTGGTCTATATGTGTTGAACTTTTCATGCTAAGTAATTGCTCAGGAGAATACAACTTTAGTAGGTCATAAACCAGTTTTTGTGCATATAAGTCTATTAGAAAAGCTTCTTGTTTTGATTTTGATCTAGTTAAATTGTGGATATTTTTTATATCTTGTTTTAAGTCGTAATTATGAGTTCCTAAAATAAAATTATCATTTTGTTTTTTGCTAGAATTATTATATATAGGCATATTTGAGGCTACTTTTTTTATTAAAGATTCATTTAGTTCGAAAACTAAAGCTTTTGTTTGAATTGGAATATCCATATCTACAGATGTATTTGCTGGCATTATAAGAAATTGATCAGAAGTGTATTTGAAAGATTTACTTCCTAAATTCAATTCTTTTTCACCTTCTAAGATGGTACAAAAGCGCAAATGGTTTTTTGATTTATAAGTTCCAGTATAATTTTTTGGTAAATCATAGTAGAGTGTTTTTACATATTCGGTTTCAAATCCATCTAAATTTTCTAACCTAGAATTGAAATTGTGTAGCATTTTAATTCCCCCAATACAAAAGATTGCTAAAAAAATATCATATTTTTTGAAAAAACGACTAATTTTTCAAAATAGAGTTAGTTTTGAAAAAATTTATTTGTTATACTTCAACTATAAACAATAACACTTAAACAAGCAAGAACTTTGTTAGAATATTAACAAAAAGTCAACAAGTGTGTGTTTAAGAAATTAGAGCATATAAATTTTAAGGGGGAATTAAAATGGGTTTACAAGCATTCAGAGTACCTAAAGATATTATTTTCGGAGAAAATGCATTAGAGCATTTAGCTACATTAGAAGGTAAAAAAGCTACAATTGTAACTGGTGGAAATTCAATGAAACGTTTTGGTTTCTTGGAAGAGACACAAAAACAACTTGAGAAAGCAGGTATGGAAGTATCAATTGTAGATGGTGTAGAACCAAACCCATCAATAGAAACAGTGGTAAGAGGTGGCCGTGAAATGGCTGAATTTAATCCAGATTGGATAGTGGCAGTTGGCGGTGGCTCAGCACTAGATGCAGCAAAGATTATGTGGGTATATTATGAGTATCCAGATACAAAATTTGAAGATTTGGTTGCTGGAAAATTCCCTAAATTGAGAACTAAAGCTAAATTTATTGCTTGTCCATCTACAAGCGGTACAGCTTCAGAAATAACAGCGTTTTCAGTAATTACAGATACAAAAAATCATATCAAATATCCTTTAGTATCTTATGAAATGACACCTGATATTGCACTTTTGGATGCAAATATTCCAGCTAAGATGCCTAAGCATATAACAGCTAATACTGGTATGGATGTTATGGCGCATGCTGTAGAAGCTTATGTTTCAACTGCAGCTACAAGCTATACAGACCCATTAGCTTTAGAGGCTATTGATTTAGTTAAGAATAATTTACCAAAAGCTTATGAAAATGCAGGCGACATAAAGGCAAGAGAAGATATGCACAATGCATCAGCACTTGCTGGAATGGCATTTACAAATGCATCGCTTGGATTGGTTCATAGTACTGCTCATAAAATTGGTGGAGAATTTGGTATAACTCATGGTTTGGCAAATGCTATATTGATGCCATATATAGTTGAGTACAATAGAAAAGCAACTGATAAGGTTGATAAATTAGAGAAGTTCTTTGGAATAGACAGTTTACCAGAGACACTTAAAGAACTTAATAAAAAATTGGATATACCAGTTACATTAAAAGAAGTTACTGAAGTTGATATTCCAGAAGATAAATTCTTGGAAGTGTTGGATAGAATGAGCAAAAATGCATTTGAAGATCCTTGCACTTTAACGAATCCAAGGGAGTCATCTCCAGAAGATGTTAAGCAAATTTTTAAATGTGCATACTATGGAAAATCAGCTCTTGAAATTTAATTAACTATAAAATTATTAAAAAACTAGCTTAAATAGGCTAGTTTTTTTTTATTCAAAATCATTTTTTACTCTATAAAGCTAAATTTGTATAATTTTGTCAAAAAAAAATACTATTTTTTGTATTTGTGTTTTGATTTATGGGTATAGGTTGGAATAAGATGGTAGTAAATGAAATTAGGAGGTTTAAGCGTGAATGATATGTGGAAAATATTGATTGTTGATGATGAGGAATCTGTTCATGCGATGACCAAGTTAGTTAGTAAAAAACTTGTTTTTGAGAATAAAAATGTAAAATTTTATAGTGCGTATTCTGAAGAAGAAGCAAAGAATATTTTAAAAGAGAATGATGATATAGCGGTTGTATTACTTGATGTTGTTATGGAACATAGAGATAGTGGATTCCGCTTGGTTAGATTTATTAGAGAGGAACTTAAAAATAAAGAATTACGCATTATAATTAGAACTGGTCAACCAGGAACAGCTCCAGAAAAAGAAGTTGTTTTGAAATATGATATAAATGACTATAGGGAGAAAACAGACCTAAGTTATCAAAAACTCATAACAGGATTGCTTATGTCTATCAGAAACTATAAAGATTTGATGGCACTTAAAAATTCAAAAGGAGAGACGTTGAGGGCTAAGGAAGAAGCCCACAAGGCTAATCAGGTTAAAGTTCAATTCTTGGCAAATATGAGTCATGAAATTAGAACGCCAATGAATGGGATAATGGGAATTACGCAACTTTTGGAATATACAGATTTGACGCAGCAACAAGAAGAATATGTGAAGTTATTGAAGGACTCGGCAGAGAGATTGATGCATACTATAAATGATATACTCGATTTATCAAAGATTGAATCTGGGACTATAGTATTGAAAAAAAATCCTTTCGGATTAAAGAAATTGTATGAGGAAATTGTAAATAAATACCAATATGAATTTGAAAAGAAGGGAATTGAATTCAATTATGAGATGGATCCTTTGATGCCTGAATATGTTTTAGGAGATAGAGATAAGATATATCAGATTATTTCTATTTTACTAGATAATTCAATTAAATTTACACCTAAGGGTTATGTAAGATTTTGCATGAAAAGAGAAAAGACAAATTATATAAAGATTGAAGTTGAAGATAGTGGTATTGGTATGACGCATCAAGCAAAAGACAGGATATTTGATATATTTACACAAGAAGATGAGTCAAATACAAGAAAATTTGGCGGAAGTGGATTGGGATTAGCAATTGCAAAAAGTTATGTAGATTTGATGGATGGAGAAATCGACGTGGTGTCAGAACTAGGTGAAGGAAGCTTCTTTTCAGCAATAATAAGAATTTTGTATTTAGAAGAGGGGAAACAAGAATTAGATATAAATAATGCCATGTCAATACTCTTAGTGGAAGATGATTTGATAAATCAGCAAGTCATATCTAGTTTACTCGAAAGAGTTTCAGATAATGTAGATATAGCAATGGATGGAGAAAAAGCTTTGACCATGACCAAGAATAAAAAATATGATTTTATTTTTATGGATATAAGTATTCCAATAATAGATGGCATAGAATTAACAAAAATGATTAGGAAAATGCCGGATTATAAAGGAATACCTATAGTGGCACTGACTGCACACTCACATTCTAACATCAAGAAAATGTGTTTAGATAGTGGGATGAATGATTACTTGTCAAAACCTGTAAAGGCTGACGAGTTATATCAAAAAATAGATGAGTTTAGTATTGACAACTTGTAAGTATGATAACTTAAGTTTTAAGGGGGAGATGGCATGAATAAAAAATTAGAATTGAAACCAGGACAATTGAAATTAAGGTGTGATCCAAATATTTTTGAGGAAGAACTTTTGTGCAGAGAGTTGGAAGAAACTGAAATTATAGGACAGAAAAGAGCTGTCAAGTCACTTGCATTTGGATTTAGAATAAA
Protein-coding sequences here:
- a CDS encoding GGDEF domain-containing protein, which encodes MDPRFELTLLVYFLPLYECLNQWRSYESQNDAKYKKLDEEFEDELRRELKIRTWSIERHNMALRESNKLDKMTQAYNKNASLSIVNSLINDEHSSEFSLLMFDIDKFKSVNDTYGHVVGDKCIKFLAKTAISTIRDHDYLGRFGGDEFMIILPGLGTREAFLVAERLRKEVSANSDPHFTVSIGIASYPEDGNTLKGLLESSDQALYMSKESGRNQVSHVNKNN
- a CDS encoding AraC family transcriptional regulator; this translates as MLHNFNSRLENLDGFETEYVKTLYYDLPKNYTGTYKSKNHLRFCTILEGEKELNLGSKSFKYTSDQFLIMPANTSVDMDIPIQTKALVFELNESLIKKVASNMPIYNNSSKKQNDNFILGTHNYDLKQDIKNIHNLTRSKSKQEAFLIDLYAQKLVYDLLKLYSPEQLLSMKSSTHIDQSIHYIRKHLHEPISIEKLSDMLGMSCSNFSHNFKKNYGMSPQKYINESKLKLATELLKDRSVTEVSFELGFESMSYFIKLFKKKYKLTPKQFQLNCL
- a CDS encoding iron-containing alcohol dehydrogenase, which encodes MGLQAFRVPKDIIFGENALEHLATLEGKKATIVTGGNSMKRFGFLEETQKQLEKAGMEVSIVDGVEPNPSIETVVRGGREMAEFNPDWIVAVGGGSALDAAKIMWVYYEYPDTKFEDLVAGKFPKLRTKAKFIACPSTSGTASEITAFSVITDTKNHIKYPLVSYEMTPDIALLDANIPAKMPKHITANTGMDVMAHAVEAYVSTAATSYTDPLALEAIDLVKNNLPKAYENAGDIKAREDMHNASALAGMAFTNASLGLVHSTAHKIGGEFGITHGLANAILMPYIVEYNRKATDKVDKLEKFFGIDSLPETLKELNKKLDIPVTLKEVTEVDIPEDKFLEVLDRMSKNAFEDPCTLTNPRESSPEDVKQIFKCAYYGKSALEI
- a CDS encoding response regulator, whose amino-acid sequence is MWKILIVDDEESVHAMTKLVSKKLVFENKNVKFYSAYSEEEAKNILKENDDIAVVLLDVVMEHRDSGFRLVRFIREELKNKELRIIIRTGQPGTAPEKEVVLKYDINDYREKTDLSYQKLITGLLMSIRNYKDLMALKNSKGETLRAKEEAHKANQVKVQFLANMSHEIRTPMNGIMGITQLLEYTDLTQQQEEYVKLLKDSAERLMHTINDILDLSKIESGTIVLKKNPFGLKKLYEEIVNKYQYEFEKKGIEFNYEMDPLMPEYVLGDRDKIYQIISILLDNSIKFTPKGYVRFCMKREKTNYIKIEVEDSGIGMTHQAKDRIFDIFTQEDESNTRKFGGSGLGLAIAKSYVDLMDGEIDVVSELGEGSFFSAIIRILYLEEGKQELDINNAMSILLVEDDLINQQVISSLLERVSDNVDIAMDGEKALTMTKNKKYDFIFMDISIPIIDGIELTKMIRKMPDYKGIPIVALTAHSHSNIKKMCLDSGMNDYLSKPVKADELYQKIDEFSIDNL